AGATATCATACCTTGTGCATCATAATAATGTCCTTCAACTACACCTGATTTAAATTCTAATTTATCATTGCCTTTAGCAATTTTAGCAAGAATTCTAGGTCCTGCTGTAGCATCATCATAACTGATGGCTAGTGCTGTTGGTCCTTCAAGGTCTTTTGCAAGTTCTGCAAATTCTGTTCCTTCAATAGCAAAGTTCACCATAGTATTTTTATAAACTTTGTATTCAACATTGCTTTCACGAAGTTGTTTACGAAGATTTGTATCTTGTTCTACTGTAAGACCACGGTAATCAACTAAAAGAATAGAGCTTGCGCCACTTATCTTTTCTTTAATTTCGTTAACAACTACTTGTTTTTGTTCTACTTTTGCCATTATTACACCTCCTTGAAATCTTAATCTAAGCCGTACGGACAAAACTCGGTATTTAAACTGAATCTTATAGGTTGTCCACACTTCTTAATAGAAAAAAGCCACTTTGCTCTCAAATCCGCAGGCAAAGTGGCGATACATCCGTCCATTTATCGATAGACCTCGGTAGGTTGTATACGTTATGCCTTAAGACTCAGGCACCTACTGTCTGCGGTACAGTATTTAATTTGTCAACGTCTGTTATTATAACATCATTATAACAACTTGTCAACGTTTATCGAATCTTAAATTATTCTGCTTTCATTGGGTTGATTTTAATACCAGGACCCATTGTTGTTGAAACAGAAATGCTACGTAGGTATTGACCTTTTGCAGCAGATGGTTTTGCTTTTATAACTGCACTCATTAACGTGTGGAAGTTGTCTTGTAATTTTTCAGCACCAAAAGAAACTTTACCAATTGGAACGTGGATAATATTTGTTTTGTCAAGACGGTACTCGATTTTACCAGCTTTGATTTCGTTAATTGCTTTTGTTACATCCATTGTAACTGTACCAGCTTTTGGATTTGGCATAAGGCCTTTTGGTCCAAGTACACGACCAAGTCTACCTACAACACCCATCATGTCTGGCGTTGCAACTACGATATCAAAATCTAACCAACCTTCATTTTGAATTCTTGGGATTAATTCTTCCCCGCCAACGTGTTCTGCACCAGCAGCTAATGCTTCATCAGCTTTTGGTCCTTTTGCAAATACAAGTACTCTATGAGTTTTACCTGTACCGTGTGGTAATACAACCGCACCACGAACTTGTTGGTCTGCATGACGGCTATCTACACCTAATTTAATGTGGGCTTCAACTGTTTCATCAAATTTTGCAATTGATGTTTTTTGTACAAGTCCAAATGCTTCTGTTGGATCGTAAACGCTAGTGCGATCTACAAGCTTAGAAGCTTCAATATATTTTTTACCTCTTTTCATGACTTTACCTCCTTGTGGTATTATCGGGGACTAAGCCCTCCCACGTAAATATATACGCGCCTTTAAATTTTAATTATTCTTCGATTACGATTCCCATTGAACGAGCTGTTCCAGCAATCATACTGATAGCTGCTTCAATGCTGCCTGCATTTAAGTCAGGCATTTTAAGTTCTGCAATTTTGCGAACTTCATCTTTAGATATTTTAGCTACTTTTGTTTTAACAGAGTTAGCTGACCCTGATTCGATTTTACAAGCTTTCTTTAAAAGAACTGCTGCTGGTGGAGTTTTCGTAATAAATGAAAAACTTCTGTCTTGATATACTGTAATAACTACAGGGATAATAAGACCTGCATCTTTTGCTGTTCTTTCATTGAATTCTTTTGTAAAACCTACGATATTTACACCATGTTGACCAAGTGCTGGACCTACTGGTGGAGCTGGAGTTGCTTTCCCAGCTGGAATTTGTAATTTGATCATTCCTGTAACTTTTTTCGCCATTTAAGCGCACCTCCTAAAAAAATGTGGTATTCGCGGGGAATTCCCTCCCACTCGCGCGTTCATACTTTAACTTTTTGTAATATATTGAAGCCTACAATCATTGTGTGTAGATTCCTTAGACAAGTATCTCTATTTGAGTCATACTTATCTCTACTGGGAACTCACGACCAAATCCATTTACTGATACTACTACAGTACCTTTGGATTGGTGAACTTCTTTTACAATACCTTCGGAGTTTTCAAAAGCTCCTGTAAGTAATGTGACAGCATCTCCTACTCGAACAGTTGGCACAAGTACGAGCGTGTCTATTCCCATATTCTTAACTTCTTCTAATGAAAGTGAAACTGGTTTGGAGTCTGGCCCTACGAATCCTGTAACACCTCTGGTATTTCTAACGACATACCAGGTATCATCTGTCATTACCATCTTAACTAGTACATAGCCAGGGAATGTTTTTCTTTGAACGGTCTTTTTCACACCGTTCTTTTCTTCTATCTCTTGTTGCAAAGGAACTTCTACAGTATGGATGAGTTCTTGCATATTTCGATTTTTAATCGCTTTTTCTATATTAGCTTTTACTTTGTTTTCATAGCCCGAAAATGTATGAACTACATACCACTTTGCCTTCTCCATATTTGTTCCTCCATTATTATATTAATCCTTGTAATAAAAGCATGCCTTCGCTTAATACGAAGTCCATAGCTAAAATGATAAGTGCAACTATAGTAGATAGTACAATAACATTAAATGTCATCTTCATAAGTTCTTGTTTGTTAGGCCATACAACTCTTTTGCTTTCTCCAGCAAAATCTTTTAAAAACTCTATCATAATCCACTTCCTCCCTGGGTATTCTTTCACACAACTTATTTTTTAGTTTCTTTGTGTGCTGTGTGTGTTTTGCAGAATCTGCAATATTTCTTTGTTTCCATGCGGTCTGGATGTGCTTTCTTATCCTTTGTCATGGTGTAGTTTCTTCGCTTGCAATCTTCACAAGCTAAAGTAATTTGTACTCTCACGTTTTGACACCTCCACCTTAAGTTAAATCTCTTAAAAATTGCCATAAAAAAAAGACCTATTTAGGTACAAGTTAAATATATCATACTCTTAAACGGGTCGTCAAGCTTTATTATTGGATGTTTTTTGTAAAAATTAGGTTTTTCCCTGCTGCTTCTTGTAGGCATTTGCCGCTTCTTTAGGATTTTGAGGCAGCTGGACTCTTTCCAGCTTCTTTTTGGAATGCGTTTGCAGGAGAAGTAGATTACTCTGTTCATGTTCTATAATGGCTTGTTTAGCCTCAAGTATGGCAGCAACTAAGCGTTTAAGCTCATGTAGATCTGCTTCATATTTAACAACCTCTTTTAGCTCATCATATTTCTGCTGAAAAGCCAACTCAAGTTTATTAAGCTCTTCTGTAAGCTCATCTTTATAATCTGCCATCTGAGCAATCATATCTAAAGCATTACTCTCTTCTTCTTTAGTATCCATAGGAGCCAGCAAAATAGTCGTTTGATTATCAGTAATGGTATACACTTGTTCTAGTAACGCTTGAATTTGACTTAAATATCCTACTAACTCCTCCATAGGTTTCACTCCTTATTTTTTATCAATAAATAAGCCTTCTTCTTGTGACATGCCATAAGGGTTCGAATACATCGTATCTCTTTTTTTAAGCTGTCTTATTTTGCGCAGCTGAAGTTTGACTTCATCAAGCTGCATGTTAAATTCTTTTTGGTTTTGTTGATCAATTTTTGCTATTTCTAATAATATCTCTCTGTCTGCCTCTTCTAATACACGAGGCACCGCATTTGTTAATTGATCGATTTGATCTATAATAACTTGTTTCGTTTGCATAAGGCTTTGAAATTGGTCAATATCTTCGCTTTCTAGTGCTGTCTGCTGAAGTTTTGTGACTTCTAGCATTTGTAGCAGTAGGTCTTTTTTCATTGTGTAAACCTCCTTTTAAATAGGATAGTTCTTTTACTCTAATTAAGGAGTAAAAAATACATTAATACTTAAAACTAATGGACTAGGTTATATACGAGGTCCGCTTGGTGAGTGGGGATACTTTTTGCCTCTCCCGCCTCCCCACAGCCAAACCCGAGTCGAGTCAAAAAGCATCCCCACTCACCAAGCTATTCTTTGTAGATATATTTACCATGTTAAATTACTCGTTACTAATCTCTAATATATATCGTCCATTTAAGTCCATCAATTAATGCTCTATTCTTCATAAATTATATGAAGCAAAATAGTGCAGCCTAAGCTGCACTTAATAATTATACCTCATATACTTACTTTATTAATCCATGACAAAAAGACTTAAAGATTATCGCTATTTTAGGATATAAAAACTGCTACGCATGTTTTTTTACTTTCATAGCCTCTTGCCACACATCTCTAAATTCACGAATTAAATCTGCCGCATCTTGAAGTTTTTGAATACTTTTTTCTATATTAGCATCTACTAAAAGTTGATAAATGAAAATATATATAGCCTCCATTTCAGAAGCTATAGAATATTTAGTGTCTAAGGTTGCTCTTAGCTCTTCGATAATGTTTTGAGCTCTTAAGATATAGTTATGACTCTCTTGAGGTTGTTTTTTTTCTATAGCTTCTATCGCTTGATTACAGAACTTAATTGCTCCATTATATAGCATCAATGTAAGTTCTGCTGGTGAAGCTGTCATTATACTACTTGTTTGGTATTGCGCATAAGGATTGGCCATACTTACATTCCTCCTAATTGTTGTGATAACCAGCTGCTTTGACTATTAAGCTGACTTAAAGCTTTCTCCATTGCTGTAAACCTAGCATAGTACATATTCTCTAATCTTGAATATCTATCCTGTAATTTATCAATCTGTTTATTAACACCTATTAATTTCTCTCTATCGATAATATCGTGATAGAAAGAACCATAACTTTTAACATTACTTATCCCCTTAATCATTGATTGGAAAGACTCATGCAACTTATTTCCAATCCCTTTAATCGTCGTCCCCTCCGCAGATTTCCCTGCAAATAATTCTATCACTGCATCTGCATTTTCATTAATAGCTCCCCTTAACTTATCCTCATTTATATAAAGCTTCCCTTGTTCTCTCCAATCATTCGTAGTAATCCCTATACTAGATAGACTTGTATAAACATCTCTACCATTATCAACATCCTGTAGTATCCCTCGCATAGTATCCCTTAATGCTTTAAGCTGTGTATCATTACTGAATAACGAGTCTTTTATTTTCTTCTCCCATGCTGTAATATCACTTTCATTCATGCTCTCTTTCTGCTCATCTGTGAGTGGACTGTATGTACGTGATTTTTCTGCGTTAACTTTGGTATTAATATCTTCAATTAATTTATTATATTCATCTACAAAATCCTTAATAAAATTTACAGCACCTTCTATATCTTTAATAGAATTAATGGTAATCTTCTCACTTGTCTCACTTGTAATAGTAAACTTTATACCATTTATTTCTATACTATTGGTAGTGGATTCGACTGTCACCCCCCCATTATAAACTACTTTTGCACTGGTTCCTTTATAATCACTTTTAAATGTCCCCACAACATCTTCATCATCAGCATAAGTGTACCCAATCCCTAAAGCTTTTAGGGCATCTTGGTCGCCTCCTATTGTTATACTTTTGTCTTTTCCTGTCTGTGTGCTAGATATAATAAATCCTTTAAGTACGGTATCAAACTTTACAGTTGCTTCTGGATTACTTACTTTGTTGCCACTTGCATCAAGTTCACCAACAGCTTTTCGGAGCTCCGTCTCTAGATCCTGGATTTTAGTGGTACTTGAAATAGCTATATTAACACTTGCATTGCCATTTATCCCTATTGTAATTTCTTTATTTCCGACTATCCCTACCTCATCTAAAGTTTTATTTTTATCATCTATCCCTATTGATTTGGTGTTAACCGTTGCCTTGGTCGCCATCTTCTGAATTTCAATTGTATGATTACCTTCAGGAATAGTAATGTTTTTATCTAGTGATATGGCACTTGGATTAGATACTGTTACAGCTGTCTTATTAAATGTTGATTTCAGCCTCATTTTGTCTACATATTTGGTGAAAAATGTGTTAACTTGAGAATTCATATCTTTCCAAGCATCCTTTTTCCATTCTAAAAGAGTTTGCTGTTGCTTTTGACGATTAATTTTTAATTGTTCAGTCCCTAGCAATGCTTTTACCATGGCTTCAGTATCAAGCCCTGATGCTAATCCTGAAAATCTAATACTATTTACTGCCATAAATGTTCCTCCTTACCTTTTTTCATCTACAAAGATGCCTGCTGCTTCACACATCGAAGCTACCATGTCCAATATTTTTTCTGGCGGAAGTTCTTTAAGTACTTCCTTTGTTGCTTTATCAATTATTTTCACCATAATTTGTTTGGTTTTTTCATGTACAGAAAACGCCAGTTCTTTATCTCTTCCTTCAAAACTTTTATTAGCTTTTTCTATTGTTTCAATTACAGTTTTTTCTTGAACGTTAGGTATATACTTAATATCTTCTTGAAAGTTATTCATTGCCTTTTGCGTAATTCTACTTTCATGTTTGGTCATTGCTTCTGATTGATTATTACTTGCTTGATATGATTTTTGTGGTGCTACATTCCCCAAACCTTGTATGCCCATTTTCATAATCCCTCCAAATATTATTAAATTTTTCATAGTTTATATATGTTTACATTACTTAATAATCTATGTATAATATATCGACCATTATTTTTATTTATTAATACTGTCCTACTATTATGCATAACTTTTTTAGAATCTTCTCCCCTATCCCTTCGAATTCTTTGTTTTTCTCCACTCTAAATCCCATATACTATTCATTATGCTCCAATGCTGCCCCTTCTATTTAGGTTGATGTCGACATACACGCATTTATTACTCTTGGTGCTTAAATCCTTATCACCTATTTCATTTCTTAAATACTATTTTCTACATTTATTTCATCTTATTGTTTAATTCTATAGATATTGTTGATTGTGATTTAATTCAGCTTTACTACTTAGTACCCTCACAAAGTATTATTTACAATAATCTGTTAGGTTTTTGAGAAACTGGAATTTGCAAATCACTTGAATTGCTTTTGGCTGTGCTTCTTTTGTTACTGCCGCATAGCTAAAAGAACCATCTCTTGAAATTACAGTTATATCAGTATATGTTTTTAATCATTCACACCAATCTTAAATTCTCTTGAATCTAGTATATCAATTATCTTCTCAGTTTCTATGTCCACCATAATTGTCCCTCAGCTAACACATTTCATAAAAGTAAAGTTATAAATACAAACTTTTGAAATACTAGACTTATCAAATACATTTTTATAATCCTATGATTTTCACCGCAAAACATAGCTCCTCTAATTGATAATCCTATAAAAAAGTACAGCTGAGCCAATACCTCAACTGATAGTCCCCTCATTTTATAAAGGTATACTTCACTTTATATCTTCAGTAAAGCACATTAATCTATCAAAATAACATCAGTCTGCTTTCCCCCATATGTGTTCATTTCTACTTCTTGACTAAAAATGTTTCTTATGTTTTAGTATATTTTTCATAGTCTTATTCTCTATTAGAGTTGAATTCCTAAAATGTCAAGTATAACTACTAGTGTATTGTTAATATAAGACATTTAACTGCCTCCATGTATACTCTTTACGAAATAATATAGGGCTGTAGTATCCCTTCTATTTCTTCTTTCCACCTCATGAAAGTCGGTGTAACACCTTGCTCTATTTGTTTTTCTAAGTTAATTTCATTTTCTTGTTCATAACTTGCTACTGTTTTAGCAATAGCCGTTATTAAGTCATTTTCTAATTCTTTTATATTATTTTTTGCAAGATTAGATGCCATAGGTTCTAAAGCATTTTCAATACTTGCTATTCCTTCCATTACATCTTGTAAAATGAATAAAGCTTCTTCATATTGTAATTCTTTTAGTTGACTTTGAATATGTAGAATTCCTTCCTCTAGTGTATTTAAGAGCTCTAGTAGTCTTTCCATAACATCATAGTATTTATCCATTACCATTCCTCCTTATTGATTTATGAGCACCAACACTTTAAACTTTACATTGACTTCTTTACTAGAAAATACTAATTTTTTAGAACTATTCAACTATAAATTATAATTTGTTGTACAAGCTCTTACTGTATTACTACTATTCCGATCACCAAATTCTTACAATACGAAGATTCTTTTACACTATCTATTAACTTCGATTACATTAATTGATTTACTTTTAATTCTGGTATAATATTTTTTTCTGAAATTACTAATAGTATTAAACTATAATAAGTTTATAGCTAAGGCTACGCATTTTCGATTTACTTCTTTCTCTTATATATTTTAATTTAGATGCTAAGTGATATTTTACCATTGTTATGGAATCCACTTTGCATTTTTCTTGATAACTCTGGCTGGGTTTCCAACTACAATACAATTTGCCGGAACATCTTTAGTTACTACTGATCGCGCACCAATAACAGCCCCATCCCCAATCGTAACTCCCTTTAAAATAATGGACTCTCTCCCAATCCATACTCTATCACCAATAACTACAGGCGACTGCTTAGAGCTTTTAGATCCGTCCGAATAAATAATATCATGAAAATCACTATCCATAATCACTACGTTATTAGCAATAGCTACCTTGTGCCCGATAGTGATGCTATTCGAACACCGTATTTGAACCCCATAATTGGCATAACCTGAACCTAATGTTAATATTCCATCATCAAAAATACTTATATCACAATTATAGTAAAATGAAAAATTCCCCTTTATATCTAATATTGAGTTTTCTCCTATCTTAAGTAACATCTCAGCTTTAGATTTTTTTAATTTACAGGCATTAAGTACTAATTTCCCTTCTAATATAATCT
This genomic window from Cellulosilyticum sp. I15G10I2 contains:
- the rplJ gene encoding 50S ribosomal protein L10 — its product is MAKVEQKQVVVNEIKEKISGASSILLVDYRGLTVEQDTNLRKQLRESNVEYKVYKNTMVNFAIEGTEFAELAKDLEGPTALAISYDDATAGPRILAKIAKGNDKLEFKSGVVEGHYYDAQGMISIGNIAPREELLGRLLGSFKSPISSFARVIKQVAEKKEEQ
- the rplA gene encoding 50S ribosomal protein L1; this translates as MKRGKKYIEASKLVDRTSVYDPTEAFGLVQKTSIAKFDETVEAHIKLGVDSRHADQQVRGAVVLPHGTGKTHRVLVFAKGPKADEALAAGAEHVGGEELIPRIQNEGWLDFDIVVATPDMMGVVGRLGRVLGPKGLMPNPKAGTVTMDVTKAINEIKAGKIEYRLDKTNIIHVPIGKVSFGAEKLQDNFHTLMSAVIKAKPSAAKGQYLRSISVSTTMGPGIKINPMKAE
- the rplK gene encoding 50S ribosomal protein L11, encoding MAKKVTGMIKLQIPAGKATPAPPVGPALGQHGVNIVGFTKEFNERTAKDAGLIIPVVITVYQDRSFSFITKTPPAAVLLKKACKIESGSANSVKTKVAKISKDEVRKIAELKMPDLNAGSIEAAISMIAGTARSMGIVIEE
- the nusG gene encoding transcription termination/antitermination protein NusG, which gives rise to MEKAKWYVVHTFSGYENKVKANIEKAIKNRNMQELIHTVEVPLQQEIEEKNGVKKTVQRKTFPGYVLVKMVMTDDTWYVVRNTRGVTGFVGPDSKPVSLSLEEVKNMGIDTLVLVPTVRVGDAVTLLTGAFENSEGIVKEVHQSKGTVVVSVNGFGREFPVEISMTQIEILV
- the secE gene encoding preprotein translocase subunit SecE, coding for MIEFLKDFAGESKRVVWPNKQELMKMTFNVIVLSTIVALIILAMDFVLSEGMLLLQGLI
- the rpmG gene encoding 50S ribosomal protein L33, which gives rise to MRVQITLACEDCKRRNYTMTKDKKAHPDRMETKKYCRFCKTHTAHKETKK
- the fliS gene encoding flagellar export chaperone FliS, which encodes MANPYAQYQTSSIMTASPAELTLMLYNGAIKFCNQAIEAIEKKQPQESHNYILRAQNIIEELRATLDTKYSIASEMEAIYIFIYQLLVDANIEKSIQKLQDAADLIREFRDVWQEAMKVKKHA
- the fliD gene encoding flagellar filament capping protein FliD; amino-acid sequence: MAVNSIRFSGLASGLDTEAMVKALLGTEQLKINRQKQQQTLLEWKKDAWKDMNSQVNTFFTKYVDKMRLKSTFNKTAVTVSNPSAISLDKNITIPEGNHTIEIQKMATKATVNTKSIGIDDKNKTLDEVGIVGNKEITIGINGNASVNIAISSTTKIQDLETELRKAVGELDASGNKVSNPEATVKFDTVLKGFIISSTQTGKDKSITIGGDQDALKALGIGYTYADDEDVVGTFKSDYKGTSAKVVYNGGVTVESTTNSIEINGIKFTITSETSEKITINSIKDIEGAVNFIKDFVDEYNKLIEDINTKVNAEKSRTYSPLTDEQKESMNESDITAWEKKIKDSLFSNDTQLKALRDTMRGILQDVDNGRDVYTSLSSIGITTNDWREQGKLYINEDKLRGAINENADAVIELFAGKSAEGTTIKGIGNKLHESFQSMIKGISNVKSYGSFYHDIIDREKLIGVNKQIDKLQDRYSRLENMYYARFTAMEKALSQLNSQSSWLSQQLGGM
- a CDS encoding flagellar protein FlaG, whose protein sequence is MKMGIQGLGNVAPQKSYQASNNQSEAMTKHESRITQKAMNNFQEDIKYIPNVQEKTVIETIEKANKSFEGRDKELAFSVHEKTKQIMVKIIDKATKEVLKELPPEKILDMVASMCEAAGIFVDEKR